A section of the Bifidobacterium sp. ESL0728 genome encodes:
- the rplR gene encoding 50S ribosomal protein L18: MTVKIFGKSKKVARLRRHARLRKHISGTAERPRLVVTRSNRHMVAQIVDDTKGVTLVSESTITHDFDGFKGTKTEAAQKVGELIAKKAKDAGIDSVVFDRGGNKYHGRVAAVAEGARQGGLAL; this comes from the coding sequence ATGACAGTCAAGATTTTCGGTAAAAGCAAGAAAGTCGCAAGGCTTCGTCGTCACGCTCGTCTGCGCAAGCACATCAGCGGCACCGCAGAGCGTCCACGTCTCGTCGTCACCCGTTCGAACCGCCACATGGTCGCGCAGATCGTCGACGACACCAAGGGCGTCACTTTGGTCAGCGAGTCCACCATCACCCATGATTTCGATGGGTTCAAGGGCACCAAGACCGAAGCCGCACAGAAGGTCGGCGAGCTGATTGCCAAGAAGGCCAAGGACGCGGGCATTGATTCCGTCGTCTTCGACCGTGGCGGCAACAAGTATCATGGTCGCGTCGCAGCCGTTGCTGAAGGCGCCCGTCAGGGAGGTCTTGCACTGTGA
- the rpsE gene encoding 30S ribosomal protein S5 has translation MSDNEKETQVTEENQNTQASNDNKQGQRNDDRRGSRRGGRGEGRGEGRRGDRRGERRGRREENRGDELLDRVVTINRVSKTRKGGRSMSFAALVVVGDGNGTVGVGYGKSREVPAAIAKGQLDAKKHMFTVPRVRGTVTHPVIGHDAAGTVLLRPAAPGTGVIAGGAVRAVMECAGISDILTKSMGSATAVNVVRATVDALKQLEEPEEIAARRGLTVEEVAPDTLLRARAEGIAEARKAREDAKAEAEQAKDGEE, from the coding sequence GTGAGCGACAACGAAAAGGAAACCCAAGTGACTGAAGAAAATCAGAACACGCAGGCGTCCAACGACAACAAGCAAGGTCAGCGCAACGACGATCGTCGCGGTTCACGCCGTGGCGGACGTGGCGAAGGCCGCGGTGAAGGCCGTCGAGGAGATCGTCGCGGTGAACGCCGTGGCCGTCGCGAGGAAAATCGTGGCGACGAGCTGCTCGATCGCGTCGTGACCATCAACCGTGTTTCCAAGACCCGTAAGGGTGGCCGTAGCATGAGCTTCGCCGCTCTCGTGGTGGTCGGAGACGGCAACGGCACCGTCGGTGTTGGCTACGGCAAGTCCCGTGAGGTTCCTGCCGCCATCGCCAAGGGCCAGCTTGACGCCAAGAAGCACATGTTCACCGTTCCGCGCGTTCGCGGCACCGTGACCCACCCGGTCATCGGTCATGACGCGGCAGGCACCGTTCTGCTTCGTCCCGCCGCTCCCGGTACCGGTGTAATCGCCGGCGGCGCTGTCCGCGCCGTCATGGAGTGCGCAGGCATCTCCGATATTCTCACCAAGTCCATGGGCAGCGCCACTGCGGTCAACGTGGTTCGCGCCACCGTGGATGCCCTGAAGCAGCTCGAGGAGCCGGAAGAGATCGCGGCACGCCGTGGCTTGACCGTTGAGGAAGTCGCTCCCGACACCCTGCTCCGTGCTCGTGCCGAAGGCATCGCCGAGGCCCGCAAGGCCCGTGAGGATGCCAAGGCCGAGGCCGAACAAGCCAAGGATGGTGAAGAGTAA
- the rpmD gene encoding 50S ribosomal protein L30, whose translation MADLKITLTKGLVNRKPDQRATVRTLGLHKIGQTVVREDTPATRGLINAVRHLVTVEEA comes from the coding sequence ATGGCAGATCTGAAGATCACACTTACCAAAGGTCTGGTCAACCGCAAGCCCGATCAGCGCGCCACCGTGCGTACGCTCGGCCTGCACAAGATCGGTCAGACGGTTGTCCGTGAAGACACCCCTGCAACCCGCGGTCTGATCAATGCGGTTCGCCACTTGGTCACGGTTGAGGAGGCCTGA
- the rplO gene encoding 50S ribosomal protein L15 has protein sequence MAKQEENTILQMHDLRPAPGAKKNRIRVGRGEGSKGKTSGRGAKGTLKRYQVRPGFEGGQLPLYMRLPKLRGFKSPFKQEFQVVNVSALSKLFPKGGEVTVADLVKAGAVRAGYPVKVLGDGETKVAFTLKGVKASKSAKAKIEAAGGSISEE, from the coding sequence ATGGCAAAGCAAGAAGAAAACACGATTTTGCAGATGCACGATCTGCGTCCCGCTCCGGGTGCCAAGAAGAACCGCATCCGCGTGGGCCGTGGTGAAGGTTCCAAGGGTAAGACCTCGGGACGTGGCGCCAAGGGCACGCTGAAGCGTTATCAGGTTCGTCCTGGCTTCGAAGGCGGCCAGCTGCCTCTCTACATGCGCCTGCCGAAGCTTCGCGGCTTCAAGAGCCCCTTCAAGCAGGAGTTCCAGGTCGTCAACGTCTCCGCTCTCTCCAAGCTGTTCCCGAAGGGTGGAGAGGTCACTGTCGCCGATCTCGTCAAGGCCGGTGCGGTTCGCGCCGGATACCCTGTCAAGGTTCTGGGCGACGGTGAGACCAAGGTTGCGTTCACGCTCAAGGGTGTGAAGGCTTCCAAGTCCGCCAAGGCCAAGATTGAGGCTGCAGGCGGCTCCATTTCCGAAGAGTAA
- a CDS encoding adenylate kinase, producing MRLLIMGPQGVGKGTQAKLIAEHYGIPHISTGDIFRYNMKNNTPLGQEAKSYTDKGQLVPDELTNKIVKDRLAMDDAKNGWILDGYPRNAAQVEALDKMLEELGTPLDKVVALDADRDILMKRIAKRAAEEGRADDNAEAIAQRLKTYDEETAPLLDTYKSRGCLVPIDGEGDIDDISKTIFDALD from the coding sequence ATGCGTCTATTGATTATGGGCCCGCAAGGGGTGGGCAAGGGAACTCAGGCCAAGCTGATTGCTGAGCACTACGGCATTCCGCACATTTCCACCGGCGATATCTTCCGCTACAACATGAAGAACAACACTCCGCTGGGGCAGGAGGCCAAGAGCTATACCGACAAGGGTCAGCTCGTCCCCGACGAACTGACCAACAAGATCGTCAAGGATCGTTTGGCCATGGACGATGCCAAAAACGGCTGGATTCTTGACGGCTATCCGCGCAACGCGGCCCAGGTCGAGGCGCTCGACAAGATGCTCGAAGAGCTCGGCACCCCGCTCGACAAGGTGGTGGCGCTCGATGCCGACCGCGACATCCTCATGAAGCGCATCGCCAAGCGAGCCGCCGAAGAGGGCCGTGCCGATGACAACGCCGAAGCCATCGCCCAGAGGCTCAAGACCTATGATGAGGAGACCGCACCGCTGCTCGACACTTACAAGTCCCGTGGTTGCCTGGTGCCGATTGATGGCGAAGGGGATATCGACGACATCTCCAAGACCATCTTCGACGCTTTGGATTGA
- the infA gene encoding translation initiation factor IF-1, whose protein sequence is MAKDGVIEVEGQVVEALPNAMFRVELENKHIVLATISGKMRKNYIRILPQDRVVLEMSPYDLNRGRITYRYK, encoded by the coding sequence ATGGCTAAAGACGGTGTGATTGAAGTTGAAGGTCAGGTAGTGGAAGCACTGCCGAACGCGATGTTTCGCGTCGAACTTGAAAACAAGCACATCGTGCTGGCCACAATCTCGGGCAAGATGCGCAAGAACTATATTCGTATCCTCCCGCAGGACCGTGTGGTCCTCGAAATGAGCCCTTACGACCTGAACCGCGGCCGTATTACGTACCGTTATAAGTAA
- the rpmJ gene encoding 50S ribosomal protein L36, giving the protein MKVSPSVKRICENCRVIRRHGRVMVICSNPRHKQRQG; this is encoded by the coding sequence ATGAAGGTCAGCCCTAGTGTGAAGAGGATCTGCGAGAATTGCCGCGTGATCCGTCGTCACGGTCGCGTCATGGTGATCTGCTCCAACCCGCGCCACAAGCAGCGTCAAGGCTGA
- the rpsM gene encoding 30S ribosomal protein S13 — protein sequence MARLAGVDIPNEKRIEIALTYIFGVGRTRAKETLAATGVNPDTRVKDLSDEQLITLRDYLEANYKIEGDLRREVDADIRRKIQINCYQGQRHRHGLPVRGQRTKTNARTRKGPKRTVAGKKKAVK from the coding sequence ATGGCACGTCTTGCCGGAGTCGACATCCCCAATGAGAAGCGCATCGAGATCGCCCTCACCTATATCTTTGGTGTCGGCCGTACTCGCGCGAAGGAAACGCTTGCCGCAACCGGTGTGAATCCGGATACCCGCGTCAAGGATCTGAGCGACGAGCAGCTTATTACGCTGCGTGACTATCTTGAGGCCAACTACAAGATTGAAGGCGATCTGCGTCGTGAAGTCGATGCGGATATTCGTCGTAAGATTCAGATCAACTGCTATCAGGGCCAGCGTCACCGCCATGGTCTGCCTGTGCGCGGTCAGCGCACCAAGACCAACGCCCGTACCCGCAAGGGCCCGAAGCGTACCGTCGCTGGAAAGAAAAAGGCCGTTAAGTAA
- the rpsK gene encoding 30S ribosomal protein S11 yields the protein MAAAKQAVRKPRRRDRKSVPVGQAHIKSTFNNTIISITDPSGAVVAWASGGDVGFKGSRKSTPYAAGMAAESAARKAQEHGVKKVDVYVKGPGSGRETAIRSLQSAGLEVGSITDVTPQAHNGVRPPKRRRV from the coding sequence ATGGCAGCTGCAAAGCAAGCCGTGCGCAAGCCGCGTCGCCGTGACCGCAAGTCGGTACCGGTCGGTCAAGCGCACATCAAGTCCACTTTCAATAACACCATCATCTCCATCACGGACCCCTCGGGCGCAGTCGTGGCCTGGGCTTCCGGTGGCGATGTCGGTTTCAAGGGCTCACGTAAGTCCACTCCGTATGCCGCAGGCATGGCCGCTGAATCCGCCGCCCGCAAGGCACAGGAGCACGGCGTCAAGAAGGTTGACGTCTACGTCAAGGGCCCGGGCAGCGGTCGTGAAACCGCCATCCGCTCCCTGCAGTCCGCAGGTCTTGAGGTCGGTTCCATCACCGACGTCACCCCGCAGGCCCATAACGGTGTGCGCCCTCCGAAGCGCCGCCGCGTCTGA
- a CDS encoding DNA-directed RNA polymerase subunit alpha, with protein MLIAQRPQLTEESLNPQRSRFTIEPLEPGFGYTLGNSLRRTLLSSIPGAAVTSVRISGALHEFTTLPGVEEDVTEILLNIKGIVLTSEYDEPVVMYLRKSGKGEATAGDITPPAGVTIANPDMHIATLAEDGELEIEFTVERGRGYVPAQMNKQDGDEIGRIPVDSIYSPVLKVSYKVEATRVEQRTDFDKLILDVETKPAISPRDAVASAGSTLVELFGLCRELNTQAEGVEVGPAPVEEEVNPEMSIPIEELNLTQRSYNCLKREGIHTVGELVSHTEQDLLDIRNFGMKSIDEVKEKLESMGLSLKASPLGFDTNNLEGGTFFSPEDE; from the coding sequence GTGCTTATTGCACAGCGTCCGCAACTTACTGAGGAATCACTGAATCCGCAGCGTTCTCGTTTTACCATCGAGCCGCTTGAGCCCGGATTCGGCTACACGCTCGGTAATTCGTTGCGTCGTACCCTGTTGAGCTCCATTCCCGGAGCGGCAGTCACTTCCGTGCGTATCTCCGGTGCCCTGCATGAGTTCACCACTCTGCCCGGTGTCGAGGAGGATGTCACCGAAATCCTGCTCAATATCAAGGGAATCGTGCTCACCAGCGAATATGACGAACCGGTTGTCATGTATCTGCGTAAAAGCGGCAAGGGCGAGGCCACCGCGGGGGACATCACCCCTCCGGCCGGCGTCACCATCGCCAACCCGGATATGCATATCGCCACCCTCGCCGAAGACGGCGAACTCGAGATCGAGTTCACTGTCGAGCGCGGCCGCGGCTATGTGCCGGCGCAGATGAACAAGCAGGACGGCGACGAGATCGGCCGTATTCCGGTCGATTCCATTTATTCGCCCGTTCTCAAGGTGAGCTACAAGGTCGAGGCGACCCGTGTTGAACAGCGCACGGACTTCGACAAGCTCATCCTCGATGTGGAGACCAAGCCGGCGATTTCGCCGCGCGATGCCGTCGCATCCGCCGGTTCCACTTTGGTTGAGCTCTTCGGCCTGTGCCGCGAACTCAACACGCAAGCGGAAGGCGTCGAGGTCGGCCCGGCTCCGGTTGAAGAAGAAGTCAACCCGGAGATGTCGATTCCGATCGAGGAACTCAATCTCACCCAGCGCAGCTACAACTGCCTGAAGCGCGAAGGTATTCACACCGTCGGTGAGTTGGTGTCCCACACCGAGCAGGACTTGCTCGATATCCGTAATTTCGGTATGAAGTCGATCGATGAGGTCAAGGAGAAGCTCGAAAGCATGGGTCTCTCGCTGAAGGCCTCGCCGCTGGGCTTCGATACCAACAACCTTGAAGGTGGCACTTTCTTCTCGCCTGAAGACGAGTAA
- the rplQ gene encoding 50S ribosomal protein L17, whose protein sequence is MPTPRKGPHLASSPAHERLMLANMATSLFEHGRIVTTLPKAKRLRPVAERLITFAKRGDLASRRRVMRVIRNKSIVHKLFTEIAEQMKQREGGYTRIVKIAPSKGNNAPRAIIELVTEPVSAKESVVKEAEASAAVAADKAAVEEAEAKVQKDTAETAKTKTDKAVDEAETKETEANADVAADKAEVKKTEAKDADKAAKAKKPAAKKAPAKKPAAKKADKEEK, encoded by the coding sequence ATGCCTACACCTAGAAAAGGGCCGCACCTGGCTTCAAGCCCGGCTCATGAGCGTCTGATGCTCGCGAACATGGCCACTAGCCTGTTCGAGCACGGCCGCATCGTCACCACGCTGCCTAAGGCCAAGCGCCTCCGCCCCGTGGCCGAGCGCCTCATCACCTTCGCCAAGCGCGGGGATCTGGCCAGCCGTCGTCGCGTGATGCGCGTCATCCGCAACAAGTCCATCGTGCACAAGCTCTTCACCGAGATCGCCGAGCAGATGAAGCAGCGTGAGGGTGGCTACACCCGCATCGTCAAGATTGCCCCGTCCAAGGGCAACAACGCGCCGCGCGCCATCATCGAGCTCGTCACCGAACCGGTGAGCGCCAAGGAATCCGTGGTCAAGGAAGCCGAGGCTTCCGCTGCCGTCGCCGCCGACAAGGCTGCGGTCGAAGAGGCCGAAGCCAAGGTTCAGAAGGACACGGCCGAGACCGCCAAGACCAAGACGGACAAGGCCGTTGACGAGGCTGAAACCAAGGAGACTGAGGCCAACGCCGATGTCGCCGCCGACAAGGCTGAGGTCAAGAAGACCGAAGCCAAGGACGCCGATAAGGCTGCCAAGGCCAAGAAGCCGGCTGCGAAGAAGGCTCCTGCGAAGAAGCCCGCCGCCAAGAAGGCTGACAAGGAAGAGAAGTGA
- a CDS encoding tRNA pseudouridine synthase A, with protein sequence MRLRIDLAYDGGGFHGWAKQPGLRTVQGVVETALHTVLRVPADDADEPLRLVVAGRTDTGVHAAHQVCHLDVGEQTLERCVGHMEVSPIEALRRRLAHDLPDDISLHNVQVAPVGFDARFSALERTYVYRIADGERPADPRLRSFVWNIEDVLDIPAMNEAAAMTIGLHDFGSFATPNPGGTTIREVKQAVWRRVPVMGMYGGAIGSYNDSWTVSASDQRLSGQNEYINSNANETSSAVSSYKVDNVTSVRSGSNESMETGSVADDGVNGPDSREIGDSMIGEAAEMKSNAAAGMNAIQSMNSVIVEGSKCNSEEPQAYVVPSLESGLVCFTIVADAFAHNMVRSLVNACVQVGRHRKSLDWFAQKMANPVREGSTGPIAACGLTLEHVAYPPDDELASRAASIRARRTLPE encoded by the coding sequence ATGAGACTACGAATTGACTTGGCATACGACGGCGGTGGCTTCCATGGCTGGGCGAAGCAACCCGGCCTGCGCACCGTGCAAGGGGTCGTAGAGACCGCGCTGCACACCGTTCTGCGTGTGCCGGCCGACGATGCCGACGAACCCTTGCGGTTGGTGGTCGCCGGACGCACCGACACCGGCGTGCACGCCGCCCACCAGGTCTGCCACTTGGACGTGGGGGAGCAGACGCTTGAGCGTTGCGTGGGGCATATGGAAGTGTCGCCTATCGAGGCGTTGCGTCGCCGTCTGGCTCATGATCTGCCGGATGATATTTCTTTGCACAACGTGCAAGTCGCCCCGGTTGGTTTCGACGCGCGTTTTTCGGCTCTGGAACGTACGTATGTCTACCGGATTGCAGATGGGGAACGACCGGCCGATCCACGGTTGCGTAGCTTCGTATGGAACATTGAAGACGTGCTTGACATTCCTGCAATGAACGAAGCCGCAGCGATGACCATCGGTCTGCACGATTTCGGCTCCTTCGCCACCCCGAACCCAGGCGGCACCACCATTCGCGAGGTCAAGCAGGCGGTGTGGCGGCGTGTGCCTGTAATGGGCATGTATGGCGGTGCCATTGGCTCCTATAACGATTCCTGGACTGTCTCTGCATCCGATCAGAGATTGAGTGGACAAAACGAGTATATAAATTCGAACGCGAACGAGACTTCTTCTGCCGTTTCGTCTTATAAAGTGGACAATGTCACTTCTGTTCGGAGCGGCAGTAATGAATCCATGGAAACGGGATCGGTTGCCGATGATGGCGTGAACGGACCCGATAGCCGAGAAATCGGTGATTCGATGATCGGTGAAGCTGCGGAGATGAAATCCAATGCAGCTGCGGGTATGAATGCTATACAGTCCATGAATTCCGTGATTGTCGAAGGCTCCAAGTGCAATTCCGAAGAACCCCAAGCCTACGTCGTTCCGTCGCTCGAATCCGGACTGGTATGCTTCACCATCGTGGCCGACGCTTTCGCGCACAACATGGTGCGTTCGCTGGTCAACGCGTGCGTGCAGGTCGGCCGGCACCGCAAGTCTCTGGATTGGTTCGCGCAGAAAATGGCCAATCCGGTGCGTGAAGGCTCGACAGGCCCGATAGCCGCCTGCGGCCTGACGCTGGAACACGTCGCCTATCCGCCGGACGACGAGTTAGCGAGCCGAGCTGCCTCGATCCGTGCCCGCCGTACATTGCCGGAATAA
- the nusA gene encoding transcription termination factor NusA — translation MELDLTGIHQLAAGQGIDSETLDNALSEALLLAYSKTPHAAKHARVELDDRAGTFTIWARDEKPVEPTEEDPHPRPELGEEYDDTPHDFGRLAASTARQVIRQLFRDAEDERVLGAFAGQKGKLITGVIQQDTKDPANVHVAVGDVEAILPKREQVPGEHYRHGDRLRVYVVTVGRGLKGPEIVVSRSHPELVRKLFEREVPELVSGAVSIMAIAREAGARTKIAVRANTEGVNPKGALIGPGGARVRAVMENLGPEKIDIVDWSKDPAKFVGSALSPAVATGVDIVSEKNKTAIAYIHDDQLSLAIGKEGQNARLAAKLTGWKIGIESSEAHAAAQAQAAAKAAEDGKTAGNEQ, via the coding sequence ATGGAACTGGACCTGACAGGTATTCATCAGCTCGCGGCGGGGCAGGGAATCGATTCTGAAACACTTGACAACGCACTTTCTGAAGCGTTGCTATTGGCTTACAGCAAAACACCACATGCGGCGAAGCACGCCCGCGTCGAACTCGACGACCGTGCCGGCACCTTCACCATCTGGGCAAGGGATGAAAAGCCCGTGGAACCCACCGAGGAGGACCCGCACCCGCGCCCTGAACTGGGCGAGGAATACGACGACACCCCGCATGATTTTGGGCGTCTGGCGGCTTCTACGGCCCGACAGGTGATTCGTCAGCTCTTCCGCGATGCGGAGGACGAGCGTGTGCTCGGCGCCTTCGCCGGCCAGAAGGGCAAGCTCATCACCGGTGTCATCCAGCAGGATACGAAGGATCCGGCCAATGTGCATGTCGCGGTGGGCGACGTCGAGGCGATTCTGCCCAAGCGTGAGCAGGTGCCTGGCGAGCATTATCGCCATGGCGACCGTCTGCGCGTCTATGTCGTCACTGTCGGACGTGGCCTGAAGGGCCCCGAAATCGTCGTGTCTCGTTCACACCCGGAACTCGTGCGCAAGCTTTTCGAACGTGAGGTGCCCGAGCTGGTTTCCGGCGCGGTTTCGATCATGGCCATCGCCCGCGAGGCCGGTGCCCGCACCAAGATTGCCGTTCGTGCCAACACCGAAGGCGTCAACCCCAAGGGTGCCCTGATCGGCCCCGGCGGCGCTCGCGTTCGCGCGGTGATGGAGAATCTCGGACCGGAGAAGATCGACATCGTCGATTGGTCGAAGGACCCGGCCAAGTTCGTCGGCTCGGCGCTTTCGCCGGCCGTTGCCACCGGCGTCGATATCGTCAGCGAGAAGAACAAGACGGCCATCGCCTATATCCACGACGACCAGCTTTCGCTTGCCATCGGCAAGGAAGGCCAGAACGCGCGTCTTGCCGCCAAACTCACCGGTTGGAAGATCGGCATCGAGTCCAGCGAGGCGCACGCAGCGGCACAGGCACAGGCTGCTGCAAAAGCCGCCGAAGATGGCAAAACGGCAGGAAACGAACAATAG
- the rbfA gene encoding 30S ribosome-binding factor RbfA gives MAGTNPRAARIAALIQRVIASSMERTLHDKRLNGVTITDVRVTGDLQIARVYWTQLGQEGKAEGERKRAEQALKQATGRLRSLVGAKAGLRLTPQLQFIYDEVPSEAHEIEDILVTAHKRDEELDKARETAKYAGDENPYVEPRKKKTAADFEDDGVEE, from the coding sequence ATGGCAGGAACCAATCCACGGGCCGCGCGTATCGCGGCGTTGATCCAGCGTGTCATCGCCTCGTCGATGGAACGCACTTTGCATGACAAACGTCTGAACGGCGTCACCATTACCGACGTGCGCGTTACCGGCGATTTGCAGATTGCCCGCGTTTACTGGACCCAGCTCGGCCAGGAGGGTAAGGCCGAGGGGGAGCGCAAGCGTGCCGAACAGGCACTCAAGCAGGCTACGGGCAGGCTCCGTTCGTTGGTTGGTGCGAAGGCCGGGTTGCGACTGACCCCGCAGCTACAGTTCATCTACGACGAGGTGCCAAGCGAGGCGCACGAAATCGAGGACATTCTGGTCACCGCGCACAAGCGTGACGAGGAGCTCGACAAAGCCCGTGAAACCGCGAAATACGCAGGCGACGAGAATCCGTACGTCGAGCCGCGCAAGAAGAAGACCGCCGCCGATTTTGAGGATGATGGTGTCGAAGAGTAA
- a CDS encoding riboflavin kinase codes for MKITRLTPDSNGLVDWPILSSHKRAVMTIGVFDGMHKGHQAVVRRVVELAKQTGSLAVVMILDPRPALAHTYANEHDGMDLPADYVDTQALSSVEQRARIMRELGVDRVIVLHYTMAFAAKSFRFFLGQMVGKLGMRTLVLGQDAALGANRKGDIKAIQELCEATRVFELDVVNDLGPGYTWVPSHFEPKMPEGIGEPQDPREAMNKAELRAWTKKNNCRKVRVWSSSNVRYLLSQGCVKAVAEILGRDHAVEGAVVHGEQRGREIGFPTANLSQVVEGYVPVDGVYAGWLVDLGPIDGAKSSGNNIGDAGHGKTGNGVNGTENSGSAANGGNAGNAGNGTNNMVNGGSAGGGNGGKPAGENRTANGVEAANLASPSDEMRMAPGSPWRWPAAISIGTKPTYSDETGLNERVIEPYCVTKDWLELYDHKVRVEFTQFLRGQVKFDGTDELKAALQDYAEQTLEITGAQ; via the coding sequence ATGAAGATCACCAGGTTGACACCCGACTCTAATGGATTGGTGGATTGGCCCATCTTGAGCTCGCACAAGCGCGCAGTGATGACGATTGGCGTGTTTGACGGCATGCACAAGGGGCATCAGGCAGTGGTTCGTCGCGTGGTGGAGCTCGCCAAGCAGACCGGTTCGCTGGCCGTGGTGATGATTCTCGACCCGCGGCCGGCGCTTGCGCATACCTACGCCAACGAACACGACGGCATGGATCTGCCGGCCGATTATGTGGATACTCAGGCGTTGAGTTCCGTCGAGCAGCGCGCGCGAATCATGCGCGAGCTCGGCGTCGACCGCGTGATTGTATTGCACTATACGATGGCGTTCGCGGCCAAATCGTTCCGTTTCTTCCTGGGCCAGATGGTCGGCAAGTTGGGCATGCGTACGCTCGTGCTGGGGCAGGACGCGGCGTTGGGTGCGAACCGCAAGGGTGATATCAAGGCCATTCAGGAGCTTTGCGAGGCCACGCGAGTTTTCGAGCTCGACGTGGTGAACGACCTCGGGCCGGGTTATACGTGGGTTCCTTCGCATTTCGAGCCGAAGATGCCGGAAGGCATCGGAGAGCCGCAAGACCCGCGAGAGGCCATGAACAAAGCCGAACTGCGCGCGTGGACCAAGAAGAACAACTGCCGCAAGGTGCGGGTCTGGAGTTCATCGAACGTACGTTACCTGCTTTCGCAGGGGTGCGTGAAGGCCGTCGCCGAGATTCTGGGTCGTGACCATGCCGTTGAAGGCGCGGTGGTGCATGGCGAGCAGCGCGGGCGCGAGATCGGCTTCCCGACTGCGAACCTTTCGCAGGTGGTCGAGGGCTATGTGCCGGTCGACGGTGTGTACGCCGGTTGGCTGGTCGATTTGGGGCCGATCGATGGCGCTAAGAGCAGCGGCAACAATATCGGCGACGCTGGTCATGGTAAAACCGGCAATGGTGTGAATGGCACTGAAAACAGTGGCAGCGCTGCAAATGGCGGTAATGCTGGCAATGCAGGCAACGGTACGAACAATATGGTCAATGGCGGTAGCGCTGGTGGCGGCAATGGCGGCAAACCTGCCGGGGAAAACCGTACTGCCAATGGTGTGGAAGCCGCCAATCTTGCGTCTCCATCAGATGAGATGCGCATGGCGCCGGGTTCGCCTTGGCGTTGGCCGGCAGCGATTTCCATCGGCACGAAGCCGACGTACAGCGACGAGACCGGCCTCAACGAGCGCGTAATCGAACCGTATTGCGTCACCAAGGATTGGCTGGAACTTTACGATCACAAGGTGCGCGTGGAATTCACCCAGTTCCTGCGTGGTCAGGTCAAGTTCGACGGCACCGACGAGCTCAAAGCCGCGTTGCAGGATTACGCCGAACAGACGCTGGAAATTACCGGTGCGCAGTGA
- a CDS encoding amino acid ABC transporter ATP-binding protein: MSETKTQAENQLSGNAQSSTTPSRTHTANDANAAAVTPTATVAASATTAAADTTDIVKPVLHVDNVKKTYRNGKVENQVLKGISFDINPHEVVALLGPSGSGKSTLMKCINLLERVDDGQIWLNGTDITDPRVNADKSRARIGVVFQQFNLFPHMSVIKNVTLGAIKVHHWPKEKAEAKAHELLKRIGMDAKAKAYPDQLSGGQQQRVAIARALMTDPELLLLDEITSALDPMLVGEVLEMVTELKERGTTILMATHEMEFAHHAADRVVLLQKGVIAENGTPKEVMEESQNPATREFFSHFREV, translated from the coding sequence ATGAGCGAGACCAAGACACAGGCGGAAAATCAGTTGTCAGGGAACGCGCAATCCTCTACGACGCCGTCGCGGACGCATACGGCCAATGATGCCAATGCCGCCGCTGTAACCCCGACCGCCACCGTCGCCGCAAGCGCAACCACTGCTGCCGCCGACACCACCGATATCGTCAAACCCGTCCTTCATGTTGACAATGTGAAGAAGACCTACCGCAACGGCAAGGTCGAAAACCAGGTGCTCAAAGGCATCTCCTTCGACATCAACCCGCACGAGGTCGTGGCGCTTCTGGGCCCTTCCGGTTCCGGCAAATCGACGCTGATGAAGTGTATCAACCTGCTCGAACGCGTCGATGACGGGCAGATTTGGTTGAACGGCACCGACATCACCGACCCGCGCGTCAATGCGGACAAATCCCGCGCGCGCATCGGCGTGGTGTTCCAGCAATTCAACCTGTTCCCGCACATGAGCGTCATCAAGAACGTGACGCTGGGCGCCATCAAAGTCCACCACTGGCCCAAGGAGAAGGCTGAGGCCAAGGCGCACGAGCTCCTGAAGCGCATCGGCATGGACGCCAAGGCCAAGGCCTACCCCGACCAGCTTTCCGGCGGCCAGCAGCAGCGCGTCGCCATCGCCCGTGCCCTGATGACCGATCCTGAACTGCTCCTGCTCGACGAAATCACCTCAGCGCTCGATCCGATGCTCGTCGGCGAGGTGCTGGAAATGGTCACCGAGCTCAAGGAACGCGGCACCACCATCCTGATGGCCACGCACGAAATGGAATTCGCCCATCATGCCGCCGACCGCGTGGTGCTGCTCCAGAAGGGCGTCATCGCCGAAAACGGCACGCCCAAAGAGGTCATGGAGGAATCGCAGAACCCCGCCACCCGCGAGTTCTTCAGCCATTTCCGCGAGGTGTGA